Proteins found in one Malassezia vespertilionis chromosome 5, complete sequence genomic segment:
- the atg6 gene encoding Vacuolar protein sorting-associated protein atg6 (TransMembrane:1 (o302-321i); BUSCO:EOG09262FJB; COG:T; EggNog:ENOG503NUUK), translating to MVQDMEKEIATLTTLEREMARLALVQGDLEFTAQDAARFQRKQDSMLEETHALDSEKERILHKLAKQDDDKASLDAELKALVQEGAALDAKEAQSWDQYNQMAATLQEEMDKHASCAAELTYYQTILAQLDKTSAYKDVFCIEDHGRGMATINGQRLGRIVTNPTASGMRATEQVDWPEINAALGQSAFLLAVLSRILQYKFQTYNIIPRGSFTFVEKLDKSGVVYELYGTSDWQLGRLLHSRRFDYALIGFLECVHELCTHVKQQDTSFEPPYSIRKDRIGDASIRLQFNQPENWTRACKYVLLTYVFFVALTLSLRALLQYALDHIPPAIDR from the coding sequence ATGGTGCAGGATATGGAGAAAGAAATTGCGACGCTTACTAcgctggagcgcgaaaTGGCGCGACTCGCATTGGTACAGGGCGATTTGGAGTTCACGGCGCAAGACGCCGCTCGGTTCCAGCGCAAACAAGACAGCATGCTCGAAGAGACACATGCGTTGGACAGCGAGAAGGAAAGGATTCTGCATAAGTTAGCCAAACAGGATGATGACAAAGCGAGCTTGGATGCGGAGCTGAAAGCGCTGGTACAAGAaggtgctgcgctcgatgcgAAAGAGGCACAGTCCTGGGATCAGTATAACCAAATGGCTGCGACGCTTCAAGAAGAAATGGACAAGCACGCGTCCTGTGCTGCTGAGCTTACCTACTACCAAACGatccttgcgcagctcgataAAACAAGTGCTTACAAAGATGTTTTTTGCATCGAAGATCATGGGAGAGGCATGGCTACAATCAATGGCCAGCGTCTTGGACGCATTGTCACGAATCCTACGGCATCGGGAATGCGTGCTACTGAACAGGTCGACTGGCCTGAGATTAATGCTGCACTGGGACAGTCTGCGTTTCTGCTTGCAGTTCTCTCTCGCATCTTGCAATACAAGTTCCAGACCTACAATATTATACCCAGAGGCTCTTTCACTTTTGTGGAAAAACTCGACAAGAGTGGTGTTGTGTATGAGCTGTATGGCACAAGCGATTGGCAACTAGGCCGCCTCCTGCATTCACGCAGATTTGACTATGCCTTGATTGGATTCTTGGAGTGTGTGCACGAGTTGTGCACGCACGTCAAACAGCAAGACACCTCTTTTGAACCGCCCTATTCGATTCGAAAGGACCGGATAGGTGACGCCAGCATTCGCCTCCAATTTAACCAGCCTGAAAACTGGACACGCGCTTGTAAATACGTCTTACTCACGTACGTTTTTTTTGTCGCACTCACGCTCAGTCTCCGCGCCTTATTACAATATGCATTGGACCATATTCCCCCCGCCATAGACCGCTAG
- a CDS encoding uncharacterized protein (EggNog:ENOG503P917; COG:S), whose amino-acid sequence MTSAEMPAPQRPGRRLSVRETAPQIAASGIPAIPRMHTQNRFVASHLHALPLSPPPSPPPLLRTATTPDDDSTLPKNFEAPSSENCFTTSRRERNSYAESSVAGLLYHTARFDLPGTPEMSPANGDIHHHPLATAEAFMRRIFPYWNEPNTRALKVEDAGLELLCPGWTGAVVQKHDTATSITTGLAPNEKANELGFEPDLRSLYVHMPQSCLRSHLRDYMLKILDMASDEVHVGRVVFCLERSLPDLHSLVLGFCYVGGHVASMAGQTDDWLALQPLPSLMLVAVPL is encoded by the coding sequence ATGACTTCTGCAGAAATGCCTGCGCCTCAACGGCCAGGTCGGCGCTTGTCTGTGAGAGAGACGGCGCCGCAAATAGCGGCTAGCGGTATACCAGCGATTCCGCGTATGCATACGCAGAATCGCTTCGTCGCTTCGCACCTTCACGCTCTTCCCTTGTCTCCTCCTCCTTCACCACCCCCTTTGCTACGCACCGCTACAACCCCTGATGATGACTCCACTCTACCTAAAAATTTTGAGGCGCCTTCGTCCGAAAACTGTTTTACCACCTCGCGCCGTGAGCGCAACTCCTATGCAGAGTCGTCCGTTGCTGGACTTTTGTATCATACTGCCCGGTTTGACTTGCCTGGCACACCGGAAATGAGCCCTGCGAACGGCGATATACATCACCATCCGCTGGCCACTGCCGAAGCATTTATGCGCCGCATATTCCCCTACTGGAATGAACCAAACACACGGGCACTCAAAGTGGAAGACGCAGGGCTTGAACTCCTTTGCCCTGGATGGACGGGCGCTGTTGTGCAAAAACATGACACGGCTACGTCGATCACAACCGGCTTAGCACCCAATGAAAAGGCGAACGAACTTGGATTTGAGCCCGATCTGCGCTCACTCTATGTGCATATGCCACAATCCTGTCTCCGCTCGCATCTCCGTGACTATATGCTGAAAATTCTGGACATGGCGTCGGATGAGGTGCATGTGGGTCGCGTGGTCTTCTGCTTAGAACGAAGTCTACCGGATCTGCATTCACTTGTCCTCGGTTTTTGTTACGTCGGCGGACACGTCGCTTCTATGGCGGGCCAAACGGACGACTGGCtagcgctgcagccgtTGCCTTCGCTGATGCTCGTCGCCGTGCCGCTTTGA
- a CDS encoding uncharacterized protein (EggNog:ENOG503P3VZ; COG:T) — translation MTSYFMEKLGQHGKGSMAPEECVFCDIVARRQQAFIVYEDASTMAFLDVLPIRPVIPKMHVAHITQLESVQAADLMQSIVRVARAMEKAFRMPGLQVGGNQVYGQVVDHVHFHIVPAPPESSSPLYKWKREPPKMVIPGHRDQLSDEEGEELCALLRNAVQPSSHL, via the exons ATGACATCCTATTTTATGGAGAAGCTCGGGCAGCACGGCAAAGGGAGCATGGCGCCAGAAGAGTGTGTATTTTGTGATATTGTAGCACGACGGCAGCAAGCATTCATTGTTTACGAGGATGCCTCGACGATGGCGTTCTTGGATGTTTTGCCCATTCGGCCAG TCATCCCTAAGATGCACGTCGCACACATCACGCAACTGGAATCTGTACAGGCAGCCGATCTTATGCAAAGTATTGTACGGGTTGCGCGGGCTATGGAGAAGG CCTTTCGCATGCCAGGCTTGCAGGTCGGTGGTAATCAAGTCTATGGCCAAGTTGTCGATCAT GTGCATTTCCATATTGTCCCTGCACCACCGGAGTCATCATCGCCGCTATATAAATGGAAACGCGAGCCTCCCAAAATGGTGATTCCGGGGCATCGCGATCAGTTAAGCGATGAAGAAGGCGAGGAACTGTGTGCGCTCTTGCGTAACGCAGTACAACCATCTTCGCATTTGTAA
- the ATP16 gene encoding delta subunit of the central stalk of mitochondrial F1F0 ATP synthase, atp16 (EggNog:ENOG503P4C9; COG:C; BUSCO:EOG092657H8), whose translation MVFALASRSLRSSSLRPSLAQLSGARRGYAEAINNQLKLSLVVPHKAIYKNQEVTQVNLAAQSGDLGILSAHIPAIEALRPGVVEVIESSGTSKRFFVSSGFATVHPNNSLTINAVEAFPLEDFSIEAARQGLSEAQRVASGSGSKEEKAAAEIEIEVFSAIQSALGQQ comes from the exons ATGGTGTTTGCTTTGgcttcgcgctcgcttCGCTCTTCGAGTTTGCGCCCTTCACTGGCACAACTGTCCGGCGCCCGCCGTGGATATGCTGAGGCCATCAACAACCAGCTGAAGCTCAGCTTGGTCGTCCCTCACAAG GCCATTTACAAAAACCAAGAAGTTACTCAGGTGAaccttgccgcgcagagCGGTGACTTGGGTATCCTCTCTGCTCACATTCCCGCAATCGAGGCCCTTCGCCCTGGTGTGGTCGAAGTGATCGAGTCCAGCGGTACTAGCAAACGCTTCTTTG TGTCGTCTGGATTTGCCACTGTGCATCCTAACAACTCGCTTACCATCAACGCTGTCGAGGCATTTCCTCTCGAGGACTTTTCCATcgaggctgcgcgccaaggtcTTTCCGAGGCGCAACGCGTAGCCAGTGGAAGTGGCTCCAAGGAGGAGAAGGCTGCTGCAGAGATTGAGATCGAGGTCTTCTCCGCGATCCAGtccgcgcttggccagcaGTAA
- the TIM17 gene encoding translocase of the inner membrane (EggNog:ENOG503NZN8; COG:U) translates to MGCIGGTIWHGVKGARNSPRGERLMGSISSIKARAPVLGGNFGVWGGLFTTFDCSVKSIRQKEDPWNAICAGFLTGSSLAIRDVGGPKTAFGAGVMCGILLGVFEGVGVLMQRLLAENNKPVAPIIPEGGAIGGSAPTLSHS, encoded by the exons ATGGGTTGTATTGGTGGCACGATTTGGCACGGTGTCAAAGGCGCACGTAACTCGCCGCGTGGGGAGCGCTTGATGGGCTCTATTTCGTCCATCAAGGCGCGTGCTCCTGTTCTTGGTGGTAATTTCGGTGTATGGGGTGGTCTTTTTACTACGTTTGATTGCTCTGTGAAGTCTATTCGTCAAAAAGAGGACCCATGGAACGCCATCTGTGCCGGATTCCTGACGGGCTCTAGTTTGGCCATTCGCG ATGTAGGAGGTCCTAAGACTGCGTTCGGTGCGGGTGTCATGTGTGGTATTCTCCTTGGTGTCTTTGAAGGTGTCGGTGTCctcatgcagcgcctcctGGCCGAGAACAACAAGCCCGTTGCGCCTATTAT TCCCGAGGGTGGCGCGATTGGTGGCAGTGCACCAACGTTATCCCATTCGTAA
- the PXA2 gene encoding ATP-binding cassette long-chain fatty acid transporter pxa2 (EggNog:ENOG503NW82; TransMembrane:4 (o24-41i99-118o138-163i336-355o); COG:I) produces MAAMGRLINFVMFYSQNYSKIQRVLRLVYFTGLIGGMYMSIPGKKKSGKKQDQVVVQNRKRSRRKDGDKPQRVAVDDVFFKRLGVLLRIIFPSWRCKEMGLLIAFTITLVIRTVLSLYVADLDGRIVAALVRGNKRSFFLHVLGWMGIAVPAVLTNSMITYFSSALALAYRSRLTHHVQAKYLQNLTFYKLSNLDDRIKNADQLITVDVAKFSKALSALYGNIALPILDVVLYNYKLMNTVGAEMLIFTTAIIWSSSTMLRLLTPPFGQYAATEQQLEGEYRFSHARLIENSEEVAFYRGQQLEKHLIDRTYFSLIKHINRVLHIRIGHGMMEEGIVKWLWGAIGLVICSTPVFLKLPAAFGGGGGGRGGGGDMGSRTELFVTNRRLLLSSSDAMGRIMYSYKELSELAGYTARLSELIEVMEEVEQGRSKKLTVSSQSEVHKQEKETIFNSRGELDNTSENVVFDEVPVVSPTGDVLLEKLSFKIEPGQHLLIVGPNGCGKSSMFRILGGLWPVYGGKVAKPSNDSFAYIPQRPYLSLGTLRDQIIYPDTLAEMHAKGVSDEDLMDILDIVQIQNIVKREGGWDVKREWRDALSGGDKQRIAMARLFYHNPKYAILDECTSAVTLDIERVMYEHATKLGITMMTVSHRPSLWKYHSHVLQYDGQGGYVFTELDADKRLVLQEEKQQLEQKLLLLPKWQERLEELREILGNRSRRRQIAPEGAKQDPPAVPKPTENAEPEAVPEPTENAEPEAAEPKPAKETKSSSKTKKTKKTTAAANGGLARNFAAPPIDIAELSGKKSTEFKNQQNPGK; encoded by the coding sequence ATGGCGGCGATGGGCCGCCTGATTAATTTTGTCATGTTCTACTCGCAGAACTATAGCAAAATTCagcgtgtgctgcgcctcgtgTACTTTACGGGTCTCATTGGTGGTATGTACATGTCCATACCTGGCAAGAAAAAGTCCGGCAAGAAGCAGGATCAAGTCGTTGTGCAGaaccgcaagcgcagcagacgCAAAGATGGCGATaagccgcagcgcgtcgctgtggACGACGTGTTTTTCAAGCGACTTGGCGTACTGCTTCGCATCATTTTCCCTTCGTGGAGGTGCAAGGAGATGGGTCTGCTTATTGCATTTACTATCACACTTGTAATTCGTACGGTCCTGTCTCTCTACGTGGCCGATTTGGACGGTCGCATCGTGGCGGCTTTGGTGCGTGGCAACAAGCGCTCTTTCTTCCTCCACGTCCTCGGATGGATGGGCATTGCAGTACCTGCTGTACTGACAAACAGTATGATTACATACTTTAGTTCCGCACTGGCGTTAGCCTACCGCAGTCGCCTGACACATCATGTTCAGGCCAAGTACCTGCAGAACTTGACGTTCTACAAACTCAGCAATTTGGATGACCGCATCAAGAATGCGGATCAGCTCATCACTGTTGATGTTGCCAAATTCAGCAAGGCGCTGTCTGCACTGTACGGAAACATTGCGCTGCCTATCCTGGATGTGGTGCTATACAATTACAAACTGATGAACACGGTTGGTGCCGAGATGCTCATTTTCACCACTGCCATCATCTGGTCTAGCTCGACTATGCTGCGTCTGCTCACTCCGCCTTTTGGCCAATACGCTGCCAccgagcagcagctggagGGTGAATATCGCTTTAGTCACGCGCGTCTTATCGAGAACTCGGAAGAAGTGGCATTCTACCGCGGTCAGCAGCTGGAGAAGCACCTCATCGACCGCACCTACTTCTCGCTTATCAAGCATATCAACCGCGTGCTGCACATCCGCATCGGTCATGGTATGATGGAAGAGGGAATTGTCAAGTGGTTATGGGGCGCCATCGGTCTCGTCATCTGCTCCACCCCCGTCTTTTTGAAGCTTCCTGCCGCATTTGGCGGTGGCGGTGGCGGCCGTGGCGGTGGCGGCGATATGGGCTCGCGTACCGAGCTCTTTGTGACTAACCGTCGCCTGCTTCTTTCTTCTTCTGACGCCATGGGTCGTATTATGTACAGTTACAAGGAGCTTTCTGAACTGGCTGGATACACAGCGCGTCTTTCGGAGTTGATCGAAGTGATGGAGGAAGTAGAGCAGGGCCGCTCCAAGAAGCTAACGGTGAGCTCGCAGAGCGAGGTGCACAAGCAGGAAAAGGAAACCATTTTCAATAGTCGTGGCGAGCTTGACAACACCTCGGAGAACGTTGTTTTTGACGAGGTTCCTGTTGTAAGCCCCACCGGCGATGTTCTTTTGGAGAAGCTCAGCTTCAAGATCGAGCCCGGCCAGCACCTCTTGATTGTTGGACCTAATGGCTGCGGAAAGAGTAGCATGTTCCGTATCCTTGGAGGTCTTTGGCCCGTTTACGGCGGCAAGGTCGCAAAGCCATCCAACGACAGCTTTGCCTACATTCCCCAGCGGCCTTATCTTTCCTtgggcacgctgcgcgaccagATTATTTACCCCGACACCCTCGCGGAGATGCACGCCAAGGGTGTCTCGGACGAGGATCTTATGGACATTCTCGATATTGTCCAGATTCAAAACATTGTGAAACGCGAAGGTGGTTGGGACGTGAAGCGCGaatggcgcgacgctttgAGCGGTGGCGACAAGCAGCGTATTGCCATGGCTCGCTTGTTTTACCACAACCCCAAGTATGCTATCTTGGATGAGTGCACCAGTGCAGTCACGCTCGATATCGAGCGTGTGATGTACGAACACGCTACAAAGCTGGGCATTACCATGATGACTGTCTCCCATCGTCCTTCGCTTTGGAAATACCATTCGCATGTGCTTCAGTATGATGGCCAGGGTGGATACGTATTCACGGAGCTCGATGCCGACAAGCGTCTCGTGCTGCAGGAGGAGAAGCAACAGCTTGAGCAgaagctgctgctgcttccCAAGTGGCAGGAGCGCCTGGAAGAATTGCGCGAAATTCTGGGCAACCGGTCGCGCCGTCGTCAGATTGCACCGGAGGGTGCAAAGCAGGACCCGCCCGCTGTGCCGAAGCCTACGGAGAATGCAGAGCCGGAGGCTGTGCCGGAGCCTACGGAGAATGCAGAGCCAGAGGCTGCCGAGCCGAAGCCTGCCAAGGAGACGAAGTCTTCCTCCAAGACCAAGAAGACCAAGAAGACTACCGCCGCAGCCAATGGtgggcttgcgcgcaactTTGCTGCCCCGCCCATAgacattgccgagctgaGCGGAAAGAAGAGCACCGAGTTCAAGAACCAGCAGAACCCAGGGAAGTAG
- the MSY1 gene encoding tyrosine--tRNA ligase (COG:J; BUSCO:EOG09262JRP; EggNog:ENOG503NTZP; SECRETED:SignalP(1-21)) produces MHVGNLLPLIVLLHSALYGHTALVLVGGATGTVGDPSGRSTERPALKAEQLQQNVAGIRAQMIQFFHNAAKYLERRGKIVPEASILADAAEDRAGNPLFRRGMDIRILDNLSWFQNVSFLEFLRRVGRFARVNDMVARDSVKTRLGPVDGAERSDAPGLSFTEFAYQLMQAHDFSVLHDNPWRCSVQVGGSDQMGNISAGIDLIRRQRAANNPKSTMKDDPAYGLTIPLLTTESGAKFGKSAGNAVWISSEKCSDLDFYQYFIRSADADVARYLRSLTLLSQSEIEEILEEHAKDKSKRIAQTCLAEEMTELVRGDDALQRAQLATQILFSIKVRDLTLDQVRFAFDKDPRLMKRAVCYLVEDFMSMEYKSKTLKPNWTLSS; encoded by the exons ATGCACGTCGGCAATCTGCTTCCGCTGATTGTTTTGCTGCATAGTGCCTTATATGGCCATACAGCTCTGGTGCTTGTTGGCGGTGCGACAGGTACGGTGGGTGACCCGTCAGGTCGTTCCACCGAACGCCCTGCCTTAAAAGCGGAGCAACTACAGCAGAATGTTGCAGGAATTCGAGCCCAGATGATTCAATTCTTTCATAACGCGGCCAAGTATcttgagcgccgcggcaaaatAGTGCCAGAGGCGAGTATACTGGCAGACGCAGCGGAGGATCGTGCTGGTAATCCCTTATTTCGGCGTGGCATGGATATTCGAATACTAGATAATCTATCTTGGTTCCAAAACGTGTCGTTCCTTGAATTTTTAAGGCGTGTCGGACGCTTTGCGCGTGTAAATGACATGGTTGCGCGCGACAG TGTAAAAACGCGACTTGGACCAGTagacggcgccgagcgaaGCGATGCACCTGGCCTTTCGTTTACTGAGTTTGCTTACCAGTTGATGCAAGCGCACGACTTTTCTGTTTTGCATGATAATCCATGGCGCTGCTCTGTCCAGGTTGGCGGCTCGGATCAAATGGGCAATATTAGTGCAGGCATCGATTTGATCCGACGGCAACGAGCAGCAAACAATCCAAAAAGTACAATGAAGGATGATCCAGCTTATGGGCTCACTATACCCCTTCTTACCACCGAATCCGGAGCGAAATTTGGCAAATCTGCGGGCAACGCTGTCTGGATAAGCAGCGAAAAATGTTCCGACTTGGACTTTTATCAATACTTTATCCGAAGCGCTGACGCAGATGTTGCAAGGTACTTGCGCTCACTCACGCTTCTTTCTCAGTCAGAGATTGAGGAGATTTTGGAGGAACACGCCAAGGACAAGTCAAAGCGGATTGCACAGACATGTCTTGCGGAAGAGATGACAGAGCTGGTACGCGGAGATGACGCCCTCCAGCGTGCACAACTTGCGACACAGATTTTGTTCAGCATCAAAGTGCGCGACCTGACGCTGGATCAAGTACGGTTTGCTTTTGACAAGGATCCGCGGCTG AtgaagcgcgccgtctgcTACTTGGTGGAGGACTTTATGTCAATGGAGTACAAGTCAAAGACCCTCAAGCCAAACTGGACACTGAGCAGCTGA
- a CDS encoding uncharacterized protein (COG:S; EggNog:ENOG503P8X9) — protein sequence MGDTSYDTSAGSNPQPKSVVADHGYSHALDTDIDESDTEATHGGSFASRMRPRATKKRTSPAPLFFPESEEEGQVQSPRQSRMDKLRALAQKRASVRQPLSEEDVAASSVEQNVEPNPPLLEEVESDSSVDLEAAAPKARPIKGLSRKEQREMHSMSAALRRKQRSGVARREPKKYPLSELLSIIQHTESAVPEMQSRAGPSSDPVESSSSAGLQHSTPERAFPRQNALPVAGGVFTDSENDRLQRKWAMLKEQQPAAEESDSDLEVVSLHPQAQQRNAHFRAAPNDLVREAAEASFRRLDASPVTPRTRRVATSEYRSPDAGAPSVARITDEQMNVSAHTFALAAEREVGKVPLSSPVRVDEGAAHNSPVRLKQAPVVMDQVQLNATLLRKTQEQNAKIAETKQATRHYGKRASTEAPDTHADSDMESDVSVHADEPESGENDSSGNSEKENVPLPPANEPDVGRFCVPTQRASPENSALLRTLQSRTDSNSSVLAQFFENTPDQSQRGASLDLFANQRRAAPVGGMTQFFDPTPLDTSRSQEAMPPPRSKSGDGFAALRHAQAQEANALLSPEMLPSLDPFVEHGDEPLHEQSRRPSASQVMMYINPDGFFTQTKPDEFGASQNTNRSWLLPSQMGHETKDMFGDAPRASQRASFDEAKEGAFENVSDTLSMPDSDEESDTLAADTHAKWAHLLSQPKPAKKHRPKNAFVYGEAEESEDEEHNAEHGGLAGVFSDHASEDEEGSDDDADLESLLDDDREEDENEKNQVALERYLQHRDEDDAAALAVHERAIKGMLRSRRRRQDDTLGDLLDEDADEDELRRKLCARKLAGAKRRRIDGDGMDELASRQDAQAFLHAYNESHATEETMRYGFLEPAMEASDDEERVTMQDIRTQLQKRIRQEQLEAESTEDEASVDEDAFVQEKLRERHRNHPVAAESDDEAQHERLLFKQASLDLTSLPPELREKRERILEEYSNEPNWREERGGRGGIDRRRKAQGKQVAAPLPAPRPSGPVRSAPSVLVSAVLHRTSQFDRTHAT from the coding sequence ATGGGCGATACTAGTTACGATACGAGCGCTGGATCCAACCCACAGCCGAAATCGGTCGTCGCGGACCACGGATACTCGCATGCGCTCGATACAGATATTGATGAGAGTGATACGGAGGCGACACATGGAGGTTCGTTTGCTTCGCGCATGCGTCCCCGCGCGACGAAAAAGCGCAcgtcgccagcgccgctcttTTTTCCGGAGAGCGAGGAAGAGGGCCAAGTGCAGTCGCCGCGCCAGAGCCGTATGGACAAGTTGCGTGCTCTCGCACAGAAGCGTGCAAGTGTTCGGCAGCCTTTGTCCGAAGAGGACGTGGCAGCGTCGAGCGTCGAGCAAAACGTCGAGCCGAACCCTCCTCTTTTGGAAGAGGTCGAGAGCGACTCTTCGGTTGATTTGGAGGCCGCTGCACCCAAGGCACGACCGATCAAAGGTCTTtcgcgcaaagagcagcgcgagatgcaTAGCATGTCtgccgcactgcgccgcaaacaGCGCAGCGGAGTCGCACGCCGCGAGCCGAAAAAGTACCCGCTCTCGGAGCTCCTCAGCATTATCCAGCACACAGAGAGCGCCGTGCCCGAAATGCAAAGCCGTGCAGGACCGAGCTCCGATCCAGTGGAATCCTCGTCCAGTGCCGGGCTGCAGCATTCCACACCCGAGCGCGCCTTCCCGCGACAGAATGCATTGCCTGTTGCCGGCGGCGTATTTACCGATTCTGAAAACGATCGGCTGCAGAGAAAATGGGCCATGCTCAAAGAACAGCAGCCAGCTGCCGAAGAGAGCGATAGCGATTTGGAGGTGGTTTCCTTGCACCCGCAGGCtcagcagcgcaacgcacactttcgcgccgcgcccaacgatcttgtgcgcgaggcTGCTGAAGCGTCTTTTCGGCGCTTGGATGCAAGTCCCGTCACGCCACGCACTCGCCGGGTAGCCACAAGCGAGTACCGCTCGCCGGATGCAGGAGCTCCGTCCGTGGCACGGATTACCGACGAGCAGATGAATGTATCCGCGCACACCTTTGCACTTGCAGCCGAGCGCGAAGTCGGAAAAGTGCCGCTCAGCTCGCCAGTGCGCGTTGATGAGGGCGCTGCACACAACTCGCCTGTGCGACTGAAGCAAGCACCGGTCGTGATGGACCAGGTGCAGCTGAACGCTACACTACTGCGCAAGACACAGGAGCAAAATGCAAAGATTGCAGAAACGAAacaagcgacgcggcacTATGGAAAGCGTGCATCGACAGAGGCGCCTGACACCCACGCTGACTCTGACATGGAAAGCGACGTGAGCGTCCACGCTGACGAACCTGAAAGTGGGGAGAACGATAGCTCGGGCAACTCGGAAAAGGAAAATGTGCCGCTACCGCCCGCCAATGAGCCGGATGTAGGCCGCTTCTGTGTGCCGACACAGCGCGCTTCGCCCGAAAATAgtgcgcttttgcgcacaCTGCAAAGCAGGACCGACTCCAACAGCTCTGTTCTTGCGCAATTCTTTGAAAACACACCGGACCAGTCAcaacgcggcgcttccTTGGACCTTTTTGCGaatcagcgccgcgctgctcctgtCGGTGGCATGACCCAATTCTTCGACCCGACTCCGCTAGACACCTCGAGAAGCCAGGAAGCCATGCCTCCTCCACGATCCAAGAGCGGCGATGggtttgctgcgctgcgccatgccCAAGCACAAGAAGcaaatgcgctgctctcgcCGGAAATGCTCCCTTCGCTCGATCCTTTTGTGGAGCATGGCGACGAGCCATTGCACGAGCAGAGCCGACGTCCGAGTGCAAGCCAAGTAATGATGTACATCAATCCCGACGGCTTCTTTACACAAACGAAACCCGACGAGtttggcgcgtcgcaaaaCACGAATCGTTCCTGGCTTTTGCCCTCGCAGATGGGCCACGAAACAAAAGATATGtttggcgatgcgccccGTGCGTCTCAACGCGCCTCATTTGACGAGGCAAAAGAGGGCGCATTTGAGAACGTTTCCGACACACTTAGCATGCCCGACTCGGACGAAGAATCCGATACGCTCGCCGCAGACACGCATGCAAAATGGGCTCATTTGCTCTCCCAACCAAAACCAGCCAAGAAGCACCGCCCAAAGAATGCGTTTGTTTACGGCGAAGCGGAAGAATCGGAAGATGAAGAGCacaatgccgagcatggcgGCTTGGCGGGCGTCTTCAGCGACCACGCCTCCGAAGACGAGGAAGGTTctgacgacgacgcggaCCTCGAAAGTCTCTTGGACGATGACCGCGAGGAGGATGAAAATGAGAAGAACCAAGTGGCATTGGAACGCTacttgcagcaccgcgaTGAGGACGacgcagccgcgcttgcagtGCATGAACGCGCGATCAAAGGCATGCTTCGCAGCCGACGTCGGCGCCAAGATGACACGCTTGGCGAtctgctcgacgaggacgccgacgaggacgaactgcggcgcaaactgtgcgcgcgcaaactgGCAGGGGCTaagcgccggcgcatcgatggAGACGGAATGGACGAGCTGGCTTCGCGCCAAGACGCACAAGCCTTTCTCCACGCTTACAATGAATCGCACGCTACCGAAGAAACGATGCGCTACGGATTCTTGGAGCCAGCCATGGAGGCaagcgacgacgaagagcgCGTTACTATGCAAGACATTCGGACCCAACTCCAGAAGCGCATACGCCaagagcagctcgaggcTGAAAGCACTGAAGACGAGGCATCCGTCGACGAAGATGCGTTTGTGCAAGAGAAATTGCGTGAGCGCCACCGCAACCATCCTGTGGCGGCCGAGAGTGACGATGAGGCGCAGCATGAGCGCTTGCTTTTTAAGCAGGCGTCCCTCGATCTCACCTCACTCCCgcccgagctgcgcgaaaagcgcgagcggatcCTCGAGGAGTACAGCAACGAGCCAAACTGGCGTGAAGAAcgcggcggccgcggcggcatcGACCGGCGCAGAAAAGCACAAGGAAAGCAagtcgcagcgccgcttcctgcgccgcgccctAGCGGCCCTGTACGCTCCGCACCTTCTGTCCTCGTCAGCGCAGTGCTCCACCGCACATCCCAATTTGACCGCACGCATGCCACATAG